One segment of Streptomyces sp. YIM 121038 DNA contains the following:
- a CDS encoding ABC transporter substrate-binding protein — protein MRGATHAKWAACAAAVALAATACGGGSGGGDGSGVVGSSWGDPQNPLEPANTNEVQGGKVLDMIFRGLKRYDPKTGEAKDMVAESIETKDSQTYTVKVKDGWKFSNGEAVTSKSFVDAWNYGAHLKNNQKGAYFFGYIEGYDKVHPEKGDPSADTLSGLKVVDARTFTVKLSQKFSTWPETLGYPAFAPLPKAFFDDRAAWLAKPVGNGPYSIKSYQKGSKMELRKWDGYSGDDKAQNGGVDLKVYTDNSIAYNDLMAGNLDLVDDVPAAQLRNVKNDLGDRYINTPAGIIQTLSFPFYDSKWTRPGMEKVRKGLSMAINRQQITETIFQKTRTPAKDWTSPVLGEDGGYSKSLCGDACDYDAAQAKKLVQEGGGIPGGTLKISYNADTGSHKEWVDAVCNSINKALGNNRSCVGNSIGTFADFRSQASQQKLDGAWRAGWQMDYPLIQNFLQPVYYTDAPSNDGKYNSKEFDALVDKANAETDTGKAVSTFQDAEKVLAKDMAAIPLWYQNGSAGYSDRVSDVSLNQFSVPVYAEIKVN, from the coding sequence ATGCGTGGAGCCACGCACGCCAAGTGGGCCGCTTGTGCGGCGGCGGTCGCGCTCGCGGCGACAGCCTGTGGTGGTGGGAGCGGCGGCGGCGACGGCTCCGGGGTCGTGGGCTCCTCCTGGGGCGACCCGCAGAACCCGCTGGAGCCCGCCAACACCAACGAGGTGCAGGGCGGCAAGGTCCTCGACATGATCTTCCGGGGCCTCAAGCGGTACGACCCGAAGACCGGCGAGGCCAAGGACATGGTCGCGGAGTCCATCGAGACGAAGGACTCGCAGACCTACACCGTCAAGGTCAAGGACGGGTGGAAGTTCAGCAACGGCGAGGCCGTCACCTCGAAGTCGTTCGTGGACGCCTGGAACTACGGGGCGCACCTCAAGAACAACCAGAAGGGTGCCTACTTCTTCGGCTACATCGAGGGCTACGACAAGGTCCACCCGGAGAAGGGCGACCCGAGCGCGGACACCCTGTCGGGCCTGAAGGTCGTCGACGCGCGGACCTTCACCGTCAAGCTCTCGCAGAAGTTCTCCACCTGGCCCGAGACCCTCGGCTACCCGGCCTTCGCGCCCCTGCCCAAGGCCTTCTTCGACGACCGCGCGGCCTGGCTCGCCAAGCCCGTCGGCAACGGCCCGTACAGCATCAAGTCGTACCAGAAGGGCTCCAAGATGGAGCTCAGGAAGTGGGACGGCTACAGCGGCGACGACAAGGCGCAGAACGGCGGCGTGGACCTCAAGGTCTACACCGACAACAGCATCGCCTACAACGACCTGATGGCCGGGAACCTCGACCTCGTCGACGACGTGCCGGCCGCGCAGCTCAGGAACGTGAAGAACGACCTCGGCGACCGCTACATCAACACCCCCGCCGGCATCATCCAGACCCTGTCCTTCCCGTTCTACGACAGCAAGTGGACCCGGCCCGGGATGGAGAAGGTCCGCAAGGGCCTGTCCATGGCCATCAACCGGCAGCAGATCACCGAAACGATCTTCCAGAAGACGCGGACGCCCGCCAAGGACTGGACCTCGCCCGTGCTCGGCGAGGACGGCGGCTACAGCAAGAGCCTGTGCGGCGACGCCTGCGACTACGACGCCGCGCAGGCCAAGAAGCTCGTCCAGGAGGGCGGCGGCATCCCCGGCGGCACCCTGAAGATCTCGTACAACGCGGACACCGGCTCCCACAAGGAGTGGGTGGACGCCGTGTGCAACTCCATCAACAAGGCCCTGGGCAACAACAGGTCCTGCGTCGGCAACTCCATCGGCACCTTCGCCGACTTCCGCAGCCAGGCCTCGCAGCAGAAGCTCGACGGCGCCTGGCGCGCGGGCTGGCAGATGGACTACCCGCTGATCCAGAACTTCCTCCAGCCGGTGTACTACACCGATGCCCCGTCCAACGACGGCAAGTACAACAGCAAGGAGTTCGACGCACTCGTCGACAAGGCCAACGCCGAGACCGACACCGGCAAGGCCGTCTCCACCTTCCAGGACGCGGAGAAGGTGCTCGCCAAGGACATGGCGGCGATCCCGCTCTGGTACCAGAACGGCAGCGCCGGCTACTCGGACCGGGTCTCGGACGTGTCGCTGAACCAGTTCAGCGTGCCCGTGTACGCGGAGATCAAGGTCAACTGA
- a CDS encoding ABC transporter permease has product MGRYVIRRLLQMIPVFFGATLLIFLMVNVMGDPIAGLCGDRKCDPATAAQLKKEFGLDKPVWQQYVTYMGNVFTGDFGTAFNGQKVTELMGTAFPVTVRLTLVAIVFEIVIGISLGVLTGLRRGRPIDTTVLILTLVVISVPTFVTGLLLQLLLGVEWGVIKPSVSSEATVDELIVPGLVLASVSLAYVTRLTRTSIAENRRADYVRTAVAKGLPRRRVVLRHLLRNSLIPVVTFIGTDVGALMGGAIVTERIFNIHGVGFQLYQGILRQSTQTVVGFVTVLVLVFLAANLIVDLLYAVLDPRIRYA; this is encoded by the coding sequence ATGGGGCGATATGTGATCCGGCGCCTGCTGCAGATGATCCCGGTCTTCTTCGGCGCCACCCTGCTGATCTTCCTGATGGTGAACGTGATGGGCGACCCCATCGCGGGCCTGTGCGGCGACCGCAAGTGCGACCCCGCGACGGCCGCCCAGCTGAAGAAGGAGTTCGGCCTCGATAAGCCCGTCTGGCAGCAGTACGTGACCTACATGGGCAACGTCTTCACCGGCGACTTCGGGACGGCCTTCAACGGGCAGAAGGTCACCGAGCTGATGGGGACCGCGTTCCCCGTCACCGTCCGGCTCACGCTCGTCGCCATCGTCTTCGAGATCGTCATCGGCATCAGCCTGGGCGTGCTGACCGGGCTGCGGCGCGGCAGGCCCATCGACACCACGGTGCTGATCCTCACCCTGGTCGTCATCTCGGTGCCGACGTTCGTCACCGGTCTGCTGCTCCAGCTGCTGCTCGGCGTGGAGTGGGGCGTCATCAAGCCGTCGGTGTCGTCCGAGGCGACCGTGGACGAGCTGATCGTGCCGGGGCTCGTGCTCGCCTCCGTCTCGCTCGCCTACGTCACCCGGCTCACCCGGACGTCCATCGCCGAGAACCGCCGCGCCGACTACGTCCGCACCGCCGTCGCCAAGGGCCTGCCCCGGCGCCGCGTCGTCCTGCGGCACCTGCTGCGCAACTCCCTCATCCCCGTCGTCACGTTCATCGGCACCGACGTGGGCGCGCTCATGGGCGGCGCGATCGTCACCGAGCGCATCTTCAACATCCACGGCGTCGGCTTCCAGCTCTACCAGGGCATCCTGCGGCAGAGCACCCAGACCGTCGTCGGCTTCGTGACCGTGCTCGTCCTCGTCTTCCTGGCCGCCAACCTCATCGTCGACCTCCTGTACGCCGTACTCGACCCGAGGATCCGCTATGCCTGA
- a CDS encoding ABC transporter permease: protein MPEPQEHEGAIAGTGAGGAMDLAASEATTLTPGGPGGPTAPVRSLWSDAWHDLRRNPVFIVSGLIILFLVFISLWPSAIASGDPLDCDLANAQKSSSPGHPFGFDGQGCDVYTRTVYGARASVTVGVCATLGVAFLGSVLGGLAGFFGGAWDAVLSRITDIFFAIPVVLGGLVLLSVVTSSTVWPVIGFMVLLGWPQISRIARGSVITAKQNDYVQAARALGASNSRMLLRHIAPNAVAPVIVVATIALGTYIALEATLSYLGVGLKPPTVSWGIDISAASAYVRNAPHMLLWPAGALAVTVLAFIMLGDAVRDALDPKLR, encoded by the coding sequence ATGCCTGAACCCCAGGAGCACGAAGGCGCCATTGCGGGGACCGGCGCCGGCGGCGCGATGGACCTCGCCGCCAGCGAGGCGACGACGCTCACGCCCGGCGGCCCGGGCGGGCCCACCGCGCCCGTGCGCAGCCTGTGGTCCGACGCCTGGCACGACCTGCGCCGCAACCCCGTCTTCATCGTCTCGGGCCTGATCATCCTCTTCCTCGTCTTCATCTCCCTGTGGCCCTCCGCGATCGCCTCCGGCGACCCACTGGACTGCGATCTGGCCAACGCCCAGAAGAGCTCGTCGCCGGGACACCCCTTCGGCTTCGACGGCCAGGGCTGCGACGTCTACACCAGGACCGTCTACGGGGCCCGCGCCTCGGTCACCGTCGGCGTGTGCGCCACCCTCGGCGTGGCGTTCCTCGGCAGCGTGCTCGGCGGGCTCGCCGGGTTCTTCGGCGGCGCCTGGGACGCGGTCCTCTCCCGCATCACCGACATCTTCTTCGCCATCCCGGTGGTGCTCGGCGGTCTCGTGCTGCTGTCCGTGGTCACCTCCAGCACCGTCTGGCCCGTCATCGGCTTCATGGTGCTGCTCGGCTGGCCGCAGATCTCCCGCATCGCCCGCGGCTCGGTGATCACCGCCAAGCAGAACGACTACGTCCAGGCGGCCCGCGCGCTCGGCGCCTCCAACAGCCGGATGCTGCTGCGCCACATCGCGCCCAACGCGGTCGCGCCGGTCATCGTCGTCGCCACCATCGCCCTCGGTACGTACATCGCCCTGGAGGCCACGCTCTCGTACCTGGGCGTCGGGCTGAAGCCGCCGACGGTCAGCTGGGGCATCGACATCTCGGCGGCGTCCGCCTACGTCCGCAACGCCCCGCACATGCTGCTGTGGCCCGCCGGGGCCCTCGCCGTCACCGTGCTCGCGTTCATCATGCTCGGCGACGCGGTGCGCGACGCCCTCGACCCGAAGCTGAGGTAG
- a CDS encoding ABC transporter ATP-binding protein gives MAPTAPPESAAAAAAAPAPPAKLLEVRDLHVEFRTREGVAKAVNGVDYAVAAGETLAVLGESGSGKSVTAQAIMGILDVPPGRISGGEILFQGRDLLKLKEDERRKVRGAGMAMIFQDALSSLNPVLSVGDQLGEMFVVHRGMSRKDARAKAVELMDRVRIPAARERVGQYPHQFSGGMRQRIMIAMAMALEPALIIADEPTTALDVTVQAQVMDLLAELQRELNMGLILITHDLGVVADVADTIAVMYAGRIVEKAPVHEIYQAPAHPYTRGLLDSIPRLDQKGQDLYAIKGLPPNLTNIPPGCAFNPRCPMAQDVCRTDEPPLAPVTYEGLAGERRSACHFWKECLRG, from the coding sequence ATGGCACCCACGGCACCCCCGGAGTCCGCAGCGGCCGCGGCGGCGGCCCCGGCCCCACCGGCCAAGCTGCTCGAAGTGCGCGACCTGCACGTGGAGTTCCGCACCCGCGAGGGCGTGGCCAAGGCCGTCAACGGCGTCGACTACGCCGTCGCGGCGGGCGAGACGCTCGCCGTGCTCGGCGAGTCGGGCTCGGGCAAGTCCGTCACCGCGCAGGCCATCATGGGCATCCTCGACGTGCCGCCCGGCCGCATCAGCGGCGGCGAGATCCTCTTCCAGGGCCGGGACCTGCTGAAGCTCAAGGAGGACGAGCGGCGCAAGGTGCGCGGCGCGGGCATGGCGATGATCTTCCAGGACGCGCTCAGCTCCCTGAACCCCGTGCTCAGCGTCGGCGACCAGCTCGGCGAGATGTTCGTCGTCCACCGGGGCATGTCCCGCAAGGACGCCCGCGCCAAGGCCGTCGAGCTGATGGACCGCGTGCGCATCCCCGCCGCCAGGGAGCGCGTCGGGCAGTATCCGCACCAGTTCAGCGGCGGCATGCGCCAGCGCATCATGATCGCCATGGCGATGGCCCTCGAACCGGCCCTGATCATCGCGGACGAGCCGACGACCGCGCTCGACGTCACGGTCCAGGCCCAGGTGATGGACCTCCTAGCGGAGCTCCAGCGCGAGCTGAACATGGGCCTGATCCTCATCACCCACGACCTGGGCGTGGTCGCCGACGTCGCCGACACCATCGCCGTCATGTACGCGGGCCGCATCGTGGAGAAGGCCCCCGTCCACGAGATCTACCAGGCGCCCGCGCACCCCTACACGCGCGGCCTCCTCGACTCGATCCCGCGCCTCGACCAGAAGGGCCAGGACCTCTACGCCATCAAGGGCCTGCCGCCCAACCTCACGAACATCCCGCCCGGCTGCGCCTTCAACCCGCGCTGCCCCATGGCCCAGGACGTGTGCCGCACCGACGAACCGCCGCTCGCCCCGGTCACGTACGAGGGCCTCGCGGGGGAGCGGCGCAGCGCCTGCCACTTCTGGAAGGAGTGCCTCCGTGGCTGA
- a CDS encoding dipeptide ABC transporter ATP-binding protein, whose translation MAEPILEVRGLVKHYPLTRGIVLKKQVGAVKAVDGVDFDLRRGETLGIVGESGCGKSTVAKMLVNLERPTAGEIRFKGEDIAGLSGRALKAVRRNIQMVFQDPYTSLNPRMTVGDIIGEPYEIHPEVAPKGSRRKKVQDLLDVVGLNPEYINRYPHQFSGGQRQRIGIARGLALRPEVIVADEPVSALDVSVQAQVVNLLERLQSEFELSYVFIAHDLSIVRHISDRVGVMYLGRIVEVGTDAEIYEHPTHPYTQALLSAVPVPDPRAREHRERVILSGDVPSPANPPSGCRFRTRCWKAQERCALEVPALAVPAEFRLATGPAAHDSACHFAEEKHVVP comes from the coding sequence GTGGCTGAGCCCATTCTGGAAGTGCGCGGACTCGTCAAGCACTACCCGCTCACCCGGGGGATCGTGCTGAAGAAGCAGGTCGGCGCCGTCAAGGCCGTCGACGGCGTGGACTTCGACCTGCGGCGCGGCGAAACCCTCGGCATCGTGGGGGAGTCCGGCTGCGGGAAGTCCACCGTCGCCAAGATGCTCGTCAACCTGGAGCGGCCCACGGCGGGGGAGATCCGCTTCAAGGGCGAGGACATCGCCGGGCTCTCGGGCCGGGCCCTGAAGGCCGTCCGCCGGAACATCCAGATGGTGTTCCAGGACCCCTACACGTCCCTGAACCCCCGCATGACCGTCGGCGACATCATCGGCGAGCCCTACGAGATCCATCCCGAGGTCGCGCCGAAGGGCTCGCGCCGCAAGAAGGTCCAGGACCTCCTCGACGTGGTCGGGCTCAACCCCGAGTACATCAACCGCTACCCGCACCAGTTCTCCGGCGGACAGCGCCAGCGCATCGGCATCGCGCGCGGGCTCGCCCTGCGCCCGGAGGTCATCGTCGCCGACGAGCCCGTCTCCGCGCTCGACGTCTCCGTGCAGGCGCAGGTCGTGAACCTCCTGGAGCGGCTGCAGAGCGAGTTCGAGCTCTCCTACGTCTTCATCGCCCACGACCTGTCGATCGTGCGGCACATCTCCGACCGGGTCGGGGTCATGTACCTGGGGCGGATCGTCGAGGTCGGCACGGACGCGGAGATCTACGAGCATCCGACGCACCCCTATACGCAGGCGCTGCTCTCCGCCGTGCCCGTGCCGGATCCGCGGGCCCGGGAGCACCGCGAGCGCGTCATCCTCAGCGGGGACGTGCCCTCGCCCGCGAACCCGCCCTCGGGGTGCCGGTTCCGCACGCGCTGCTGGAAGGCCCAGGAGCGCTGCGCCCTCGAGGTCCCGGCCCTCGCCGTCCCCGCGGAGTTCCGCCTGGCCACGGGGCCGGCCGCGCATGACTCGGCCTGCCACTTCGCGGAGGAGAAACACGTGGTGCCGTAG
- a CDS encoding prolyl oligopeptidase family serine peptidase — translation MTIQNPETAENSETPEQAGTPPGAAAPDRTDPSDTAARQPSFPRLHARTQRFSLGTPRAFTVAPDGSRVVFLRSASGTDRANQLWVLDLAADGSPVERVAADPQALLGGSAEQLSAAERARRERSREGGAGIVGYATDAAAELAAFALSGRLFAAELRAGTARELSVPAPVIDPRPSPDGRHIAYVAGGALRVTAADGGADRALAEPDGDGAGTVTYGLAEFIAAEEMQRFRGFWWSPESDRLLVARVDDTPVRRWWIADPAHPEREPEQVAYPAAGTPNAEVRLFVIGLDGTRTEVVWDRERYPYLARVHWSASGAPLLLVQARDQRSALYLAVDPGTGTTRMVHADEDDDWLELFPGVPCWSPSGQLVRIADEGGARVLAVGERPLTGPQLHVRAVLDVTDESVLVSASAGEAATDPALGEVHVYRVNELGVERVSQEPGVHSAVRAGDVTVLVSATLDHAGSRVRVLRDGKQVATVVSHAQQPGLTPRVTLTEGGAQRIPCAVLLPTGYDPSSGVRLPVLMDPYGGPHAQRVLSSRNMFLTSQWFADQGFAVVVADGRGTPGRSPAWEKAVKGDLTRTLDDQVEALHALAERFPLDLDRVAIRGWSFGGYLSAMAVLRRPDVFHAAVAGAPVTDLRLYDTHYQERYLGDPGTSPEAYRTSSLVADDGLVDPAEPHRPLLVIHGLADDNVVVAHSLRLSSALLAAGRPHEVLPLSGVTHMTPQEQVAENLLLFQVDFLKRSLGL, via the coding sequence ATGACCATCCAGAACCCCGAGACCGCCGAGAATTCCGAGACGCCCGAGCAGGCCGGTACGCCGCCCGGCGCGGCGGCGCCGGACCGCACGGACCCCTCCGACACCGCGGCGCGGCAGCCGTCCTTCCCGCGCCTGCACGCCCGTACGCAGCGCTTCTCCCTCGGGACGCCGCGCGCGTTCACCGTCGCGCCCGACGGCTCCCGCGTCGTCTTCCTCCGCTCCGCGTCCGGCACGGACCGCGCGAACCAGCTGTGGGTCCTCGACCTCGCCGCGGACGGGTCCCCCGTGGAGCGCGTCGCCGCCGACCCGCAGGCGCTGCTCGGCGGGTCCGCCGAGCAGCTCTCCGCGGCCGAGCGGGCGCGCCGGGAGCGCAGCCGCGAGGGCGGCGCCGGGATCGTCGGGTACGCCACCGACGCGGCGGCGGAGCTGGCGGCGTTCGCCCTCTCGGGCCGCCTCTTCGCCGCGGAGCTGCGCGCGGGCACCGCGCGCGAGCTGTCCGTGCCCGCCCCGGTGATCGACCCGCGCCCGTCGCCGGACGGGCGGCACATCGCGTACGTCGCCGGGGGCGCGCTGCGCGTCACGGCTGCCGACGGCGGCGCGGACCGGGCCCTCGCGGAGCCCGACGGCGACGGGGCGGGCACGGTGACGTACGGGCTCGCGGAGTTCATCGCGGCCGAGGAGATGCAGCGCTTCCGGGGCTTCTGGTGGTCGCCGGAGTCGGACCGGCTCCTGGTCGCGCGGGTCGACGACACCCCGGTGCGGCGCTGGTGGATCGCCGACCCCGCGCACCCGGAGCGGGAGCCGGAGCAGGTCGCGTACCCCGCGGCGGGCACGCCCAACGCTGAGGTGCGGCTCTTCGTGATCGGCCTCGACGGCACCCGTACGGAGGTCGTCTGGGACCGCGAGCGCTATCCGTACCTGGCCCGTGTGCACTGGTCGGCGAGCGGTGCGCCGCTGCTCCTGGTGCAGGCCCGCGACCAGCGCAGCGCGCTGTACCTGGCCGTGGACCCCGGCACCGGGACGACGCGGATGGTGCACGCCGACGAGGACGACGACTGGCTCGAACTGTTCCCCGGGGTGCCCTGCTGGTCGCCCAGCGGGCAGCTCGTGCGGATCGCGGACGAGGGCGGCGCGCGCGTCCTCGCGGTCGGCGAACGGCCGTTGACGGGGCCGCAGCTGCACGTCCGCGCCGTGCTCGACGTGACCGACGAATCGGTCCTGGTCTCGGCGTCCGCGGGTGAGGCGGCCACCGACCCGGCCCTCGGCGAGGTGCACGTCTACCGCGTCAACGAGCTCGGCGTGGAGCGGGTCTCCCAGGAGCCCGGGGTGCACTCGGCGGTGCGGGCGGGCGACGTCACCGTGCTGGTTTCGGCCACGCTCGACCACGCCGGCTCACGGGTCCGCGTCCTGCGCGACGGCAAGCAGGTGGCCACCGTCGTCTCGCACGCGCAGCAGCCGGGGCTCACCCCGCGCGTGACGCTCACCGAAGGGGGCGCACAGAGGATTCCGTGCGCCGTCCTGCTTCCGACGGGGTACGACCCCTCCTCCGGAGTACGGCTTCCCGTCCTCATGGATCCGTACGGCGGCCCGCACGCCCAGCGGGTGCTCAGCTCCCGGAACATGTTCCTGACCTCGCAGTGGTTCGCCGACCAGGGCTTCGCGGTCGTCGTCGCCGACGGGCGCGGTACGCCGGGGCGCTCGCCCGCCTGGGAGAAGGCCGTCAAGGGCGATCTGACCCGCACCCTCGACGACCAGGTGGAGGCCCTGCACGCCCTCGCCGAGCGCTTCCCGCTCGACCTGGACCGCGTCGCCATCCGCGGCTGGTCCTTCGGCGGCTACCTCTCGGCGATGGCGGTCCTGCGCCGCCCCGACGTCTTCCACGCGGCGGTGGCCGGGGCGCCGGTGACGGATCTGCGCCTGTACGACACGCACTACCAGGAGCGCTACCTCGGCGACCCGGGCACCTCGCCCGAGGCCTACCGCACCAGCTCCCTCGTCGCCGACGACGGGCTCGTCGACCCCGCCGAGCCGCACCGGCCGCTCCTGGTCATCCACGGCCTCGCCGACGACAACGTGGTCGTCGCGCACTCCCTGCGGCTGTCCTCCGCGCTGCTCGCCGCCGGGCGTCCGCACGAGGTGCTGCCCCTCTCCGGGGTCACGCACATGACGCCCCAGGAGCAGGTCGCGGAGAACCTCCTGCTGTTCCAGGTCGACTTCCTGAAGCGCTCCCTCGGCCTGTAG
- the mshB gene encoding N-acetyl-1-D-myo-inositol-2-amino-2-deoxy-alpha-D-glucopyranoside deacetylase, which translates to MTELPARRLLLVHAHPDDESINNGATMAAYAAAGARVTLVTCTLGEEGEVIPAELAHLAPDREDTLGAYRVGELAAAMKELGVGDHRFLGGAGRYRDSGMMGLEQNHRPGAFWAADLDEAAAHLVAVIREVRPQVLVTYDPDGGYGHPDHIQAHRVAMRAADLAGEPGFRTDLGAPHAIAKIYWNRAPRSVVEERFGRLPEALPGTPFTAVASLADVPGVTDDERITAETGGPAFAAAKAAAMRAHATQIDVSEPLFALSNGLAQPIFDTEYYELVRGESGAAPGARETDLFAGLGTEGADQ; encoded by the coding sequence ATGACGGAACTGCCCGCCCGGCGCCTGCTGCTCGTGCACGCGCACCCCGACGACGAGTCGATCAACAACGGCGCGACGATGGCCGCGTACGCGGCCGCCGGTGCCCGTGTCACGTTGGTGACCTGCACGCTCGGCGAGGAGGGCGAGGTCATCCCGGCGGAGCTCGCGCACCTCGCCCCCGACCGCGAGGACACGCTCGGCGCGTACCGCGTCGGTGAGCTGGCCGCCGCGATGAAGGAGCTCGGCGTCGGCGACCACCGCTTCCTCGGCGGCGCGGGCCGCTACCGCGACTCCGGGATGATGGGCCTCGAACAGAACCACCGCCCCGGCGCCTTCTGGGCCGCCGACCTGGACGAGGCCGCCGCGCACCTCGTCGCGGTGATCCGCGAGGTGCGGCCCCAGGTGCTCGTCACCTACGACCCCGACGGCGGCTACGGCCACCCCGACCACATCCAGGCCCACCGCGTCGCCATGCGCGCCGCGGACCTGGCGGGCGAGCCCGGCTTCCGCACCGACCTGGGCGCGCCGCACGCGATCGCCAAGATCTACTGGAACCGCGCGCCGCGCTCGGTCGTCGAGGAGCGCTTCGGACGCCTCCCGGAGGCCCTCCCCGGCACGCCCTTCACGGCCGTCGCCTCCCTGGCCGACGTGCCCGGCGTCACGGACGACGAGCGGATCACCGCGGAGACCGGCGGGCCCGCCTTCGCCGCCGCCAAGGCCGCGGCCATGCGGGCCCACGCCACGCAGATCGACGTGAGCGAGCCGCTGTTCGCGCTGTCGAACGGCCTGGCCCAGCCGATCTTCGACACCGAGTACTACGAGCTCGTAC